DNA sequence from the Shewanella piezotolerans WP3 genome:
CACATTGCATATGCAGCATCTCTTGGTTGACCACTGAGCGCACTAGCCGTCTAGCCTCAGAGGCTTGGTCGATGACGGAGTACATTGCCGACATATAATAGGGAATGGTATAGAGCTCAACGTCGACGGCCCACTGTAGGTGCTCTCGCAGAGCCTCAATGGTCCACTGGTTTCTATTAACCACCCTCTTTGGGTGTACGATATCGTGGCTGGTTAGCAGTTCTTGCTGCGTTCTCATCCCGAGAAATTTTTTAATACTCATCATGTATTTCCTTTTTGGTGCGCTGCATATTTAGGTGGGTTTACGCCATTGCTACTGAATTATTGAGTGTTTGCTCGCGGTATTTTTTGCTCCACAGCAATATCTATTTGGGCAATTGTTAAGCTGAGAACGGGGGACACTTCTGCCGCTGTTGCAGCATAAGCACTGGCCATAGCCGTTGCTGCTGAAATAAAGAGCACTAGTTGCTTTTTCAGGTAGCGCTTTGAGTTTGATGACTGTGGTTGCGTTTGCTTAATGTGCATGACTGTGACTCCTTGTCGCCAATTAACATCCGTTGTTAATTGGCATTCTTGTACTCAATTACACTCGGAACAGAGATTAGGTTAGATCGCAACGGGTAACCTTTCGGTAATCTTCTTTTTAGTTAAGTGCTTACTAATGGTGAGTTTTTATTTTTGAATTTCGCATTCCCGCTAAGGAGAAAGGCGGAATCGCAAAGTGGTTTTAGCCATCTTCGATTGAGGGAATGGTTTCAATAGGGAGTTAAAATCGATAAGAGTATTTTTCTGAATACTCTTATCAGTGTTGGCGTATTCGCTACTTAACCTATGGCGGGCGTTTGGCCGCTATGGGTTTTGTGCAAACTCTTTAGCAGCATATAAATAGAAGTTGTAGTCAGTACAAAGCCCAAATACAAAATCAGTGAATGGGCTGAGCGGTTACTGTGCTCAGCAATGACAGGCCCAAAGACGGAGCCTATGCTATAACTGAGCAACATTAACTCTGTGGCCGCGACAATCTTTTCTACTCCTATCGTTTCGCAAGCTAGCGTGATTGCTATGGGGTATAAGGCAAAGCAACTGGCGCCTAGAATAAAATAGCTCATGCTGATTATCAGCAATGATTTGCCGTCTAATACTCCCACAATACCTATGGTTCCAAGTAAGCAAAACAGCGCCATCAGTAAGCTTTTACTGACTCTTACTGATAAAAAACTCACCAATGGCTGAATGAGCATGCCGCCGATAATGATCACCGCCATTAAAAATGCTGTTTTCTCGGTACTGGCAAGCTGGGTATTAATGTAGCTAGGCATCAAACCATATATAGGCCCGAGTAACATGCCAGACACCAAACAACCAATGATGGCCGGAGTGCTTATTTTGCGTGCTTCTTTCAGTCCTATTTTTTGATGCTGCAACTGTAAAGGTTGTCCCTTTTTAACCAGTAGTGGCGGCAATATGGCAATGAGTAAAAGCCCTATGACACAAAAAAATGGGGTTAAGCCGCTAATGCCGATAGGACCAATAGCAAGCTGACCCAAGGCGCTGCCGCCATAAAGAGACATCATATATAAACCTAATCGCTTGGCCCTTTGTTTAGCACTGTCGGCCATGAGTAACCAAGACTCCACCACGACAAATACTCCCGCAACGGCAATGCCTGCAATGAATCGTGCCGCTAACCATACCCACGCAACGGGATGCATGAGCATCAATAATATGGTTGCTA
Encoded proteins:
- a CDS encoding MFS transporter, producing the protein MDKSAFFTVKNSTFTPVAGLAFFAIASGFLMSLIPLSLTSFNMDNSLTAWLASIFYLGILVGTLGVQSIITKSGHRLALVLFLSLLIATILLMLMHPVAWVWLAARFIAGIAVAGVFVVVESWLLMADSAKQRAKRLGLYMMSLYGGSALGQLAIGPIGISGLTPFFCVIGLLLIAILPPLLVKKGQPLQLQHQKIGLKEARKISTPAIIGCLVSGMLLGPIYGLMPSYINTQLASTEKTAFLMAVIIIGGMLIQPLVSFLSVRVSKSLLMALFCLLGTIGIVGVLDGKSLLIISMSYFILGASCFALYPIAITLACETIGVEKIVAATELMLLSYSIGSVFGPVIAEHSNRSAHSLILYLGFVLTTTSIYMLLKSLHKTHSGQTPAIG